The sequence ATATATCAGAATGTAGTAGCAAAGCTATAAATAAAAGATCGACTCCCTGCATACATTCAAGGCCGATACCTTCAAGGTACTGTATAGCTTCAAACCGGGGACATCATGGTCATTTCCACGTGATTAATGTCGATTTCGAAGGCATGAAATCGACCATGCTACTGCCTACTGTACTCGGGTAATAATGGATACTATTACTCTTATCGTGCATATGGGCTATCATGCGATTTATCTATTCGACGAGACCGACGACAAATCTAAATTAAGTAAAACCATCTCGATGTTTAGCAATCACGATTGCGTGTTCTCTTCGCGCGTGTAGACTCCACTTATGCGCCGACGAATATCAAAACATTCTAAGCCTTGGCTACTATTCTGATTGTTGCAATAAACTGGGATGGAAAACTGCATATGGTCTTATATAGTTCGCTATTGGTCTGCTACAggtattcctattttctggTTCGCTTTTGCTCCTCTTAGAACAGGAACCCTCCTAATCTCTCTCTCGGAGGCTCCATAAGATTTTGAGTGGCTATAAAAGGTGTTATTCTGAACATGCCAGCGGCTAGGTCGGATACATAGAGATGGATAACGGCAGGTTGAGCGGGAGGTCTGTTACCGCGGGTATTGATGTCCGGCAACTGTGCATGTGCCGAATTTGCTTTGTTTCATTCCTAATTACTAAGAGCGCGCACACGGCACCCGCGGTTATAAATATTAGTGGCATGAGTCCGGGCACTACAGCCCGTACCCCATCAATCTCGCTTTAGCTTCTCAACGTCGACCAGATCCCCATACCTATGGCCGCTGCCGCACGAGTTGTGAGCCTAAAAGTCATCAGTGACAGTATTTGGTGAATTGATCCAAGCACTTCGGCCTGAGCTTTTACTCAGCGACATTGTCTAGCCCATGGTGCCTTATCGGTACCATGGAACTGCGCAAAGCCCTTGCTCGTGCACAAGCAAATAACCTTCCCTTGCAGATACGTTTAGAGTACCGACCGTACCAATTGGATCCTACCCTCCCAGAGGACAAAGGGCTAGATAAAGTGGAACGCTACCGTAAGAAATTTGGAGACAGGCAGGTCTTCTTGTTGAAGGTTGGTATTAAGATGACTGAACGAAGTTATACATAGGGTTGAGGCAATGCACGAGAATGTTGCCTCTCGCGCCCGGCCACTCGGCTTGAATTTGTACGTTAATGATATTTCAATCAAATAGCATCCATAATGAGCTTTTGGCAGAAATTTCAAGGGCACCGTCCGCCAAACGACTCCATCGCATCGCATCCTCATGAAGGCCTATAATATAGGCGGACAGGATGCCCAACAAGCGCTCCTGACTGAGATACTAAGAGGTTATCATGAACTTGCACAAGACATTGGTGACCCAGATGTGCTTGGAGGTTATGCAGAAAAGACGAAGCTTATGAGCAAGGAAGAGGTTTGTCCCATCTATTATCCGTAGCTAGTTACTCATTGCACCGCAGGCTCTTGAGTTTTTAGCCACTGATGAGCTCAAGAAGGAGGTTGCTGATGCGATCCAAGAAGCACGCGATATGGGAGTTACTGGTGTCCCGTTCACGGTGATCGACAATAAGTGGGCAATTTCGGGCGGCCAGCCCTCGGACGTCTTTATCAAGTAAGACTGATTTTACTATTGAATGTCTGCTCAAACTTACTGCTCCGTAGCTTCTTGAAAGACTTGCCAAAGATAGTGATTTGTAAATGTACATGTATTTACATCTGGATTTAGTACGGTTAACCAGAATTTCCTCTGACTTGAATCTTGTCCTAAAATACCGCCTAATGCATGTTAATGTATTTACCAACACATGTTATTTTAAAAGCCTCATACCTATTCATGTTTCGGCCCGATGCTTTCCATAGACTTAGGGAAGTCTTTAGCAAAAAAACCTTTCTTATTTTTGTTCGTTCGTCCCTTCGAGTCTAGTGCTCGCTCAAACATATCCGCCTCATACTCACGGAGTGCTCGATCCAGATCCCCTGAATTTACACCCTCGATGATTTTCTTTGCGAGCTCAAGGCTATCTCTCATAGCGATGTTAACACCCTCGCCTGCATATGGGGTCATCAAGTGTGCGGCATCACCAACGAGAGTCAATCCGGGAAAGTGCTCCCACGTCTCTTCGACAGGGTGCATATACAATGGTCGGAATTCAGTGTGATTTTCGTCAGCTAATATCAAGAAATCCTGTATGACCGGTTTCCAGTCCTTGAAGTAAGGCACAGCTTTTGACTTGGTTAGAGCCGGGTTTTCTAGGTCAAAATTGTTCTTCAACCAGTCGGGATCTACCTCCTCCATCGCAAAACCGACA comes from Rhizoctonia solani chromosome 4, complete sequence and encodes:
- a CDS encoding DSBA-like thioredoxin domain protein; the protein is MHTSIIVFSAAFMAATSMAKPIVTFMYCEELVYHEPYTSLASGVFTPVPSPAHTSIVSEPLTSVVSEPATAVETNVTSVVPSAECTHVVSSVILPVSTNVFTWVPPPASRSTLASEQPIFTSIVNSTSTLTSSAELPWPTSNNTTHNSTRIITSSLANYTATASANGTDLESSTIPIPMAAAARVVSLKVISDSICPWCLIGTMELRKALARAQANNLPLQIRLEYRPYQLDPTLPEDKGLDKVERYRKKFGDRQVFLLKNVASRARPLGLNLNFKGTVRQTTPSHRILMKAYNIGGQDAQQALLTEILRGYHELAQDIGDPDVLGGYAEKTKLMSKEEALEFLATDELKKEVADAIQEARDMGVTGVPFTVIDNKWAISGGQPSDVFIK